From the Jeongeupia sp. HS-3 genome, the window AGAGCTTGGCGTTCCATTCGAGCTGGTGATCGAGCGCCTTGCCGATCTCGTGCCGCACCTGATAACCGACGCCGACGATCATCCCCACCCACAGCAGCAAGACCGCGGCGGCGAGCGATGCGCCAAGGCGCCACAGCAGCGAACGCGGGCGGCCCTTCATGCCAGCCGCCAGCCAAGGCCGCGGGTGTTTTCGATGCTGCCGGCGCCGAGCTTTTTGCGCAGGTGCGACAGATGCACGTCGAGGCTGTTGCTCTCGCCCGATTCGAGCCAGCCGTACAGCCGCACCTCGATCTGCTCGCGCGACAGATAGCGCGGCCGGTGCGACAGCAACAGTTGCAGCAGCCGCGCTTCCATCGACGTCAGGTTGACGACCTCGCCGTTGCGTCTGGCGGTCAGGCTGCTGCTATCGAAGTGGATGTCGCGCCAGACGATATCGGTGCCGGCGCGGCCATTGGCGCGGCGTACGAGCGCATGCAGTCGCGCATCGAGCTCGCCGAGCGCGAACGGCTTGACCAGATAATCGTCGGCGCCGGCATTG encodes:
- a CDS encoding response regulator transcription factor, yielding MRILLVEDDPLLGDGVQEGLRDAGWTVDWLSDGEAARTTLQADAAFDALVLDLGLPRLPGLDVLRWLRSARINIPVLILTARDGVADRIAGLNAGADDYLVKPFALGELDARLHALVRRANGRAGTDIVWRDIHFDSSSLTARRNGEVVNLTSMEARLLQLLLSHRPRYLSREQIEVRLYGWLESGESNSLDVHLSHLRKKLGAGSIENTRGLGWRLA